Proteins encoded together in one Verrucomicrobiota bacterium window:
- a CDS encoding carbohydrate ABC transporter permease → MATPQKSASVQPRPQPEIAHPATAQRRPRPQIGHLLALICVILFCLFPFYWMVTSSFKNQQDLLSPTPKFLFAPTMENYQRAVSKFDVVASLQNSLIVALCTTGLSLLLGTPAAYALARFDFKAKRDLWFWFITNRMISPIVLALPFFILARNLKLLDSPLVLILIYLTFNVPIFVWICSDQFRNIPKELDEAATLEGYGSFGIFWRIGLPLAAPGIAVSAIFSFIFSWNELLYALVLTRSRAQTAPVVATSFMSGYELPWGQIMATGTMIVLPVIIFSLIVSRQLVRGLTMGAIK, encoded by the coding sequence ATGGCAACCCCGCAAAAGTCCGCCAGCGTCCAGCCCCGGCCACAACCTGAAATCGCGCATCCCGCCACGGCGCAACGCCGGCCACGGCCTCAGATCGGGCACCTGCTGGCGCTGATTTGCGTGATCCTGTTCTGCCTGTTCCCGTTCTACTGGATGGTGACCTCATCGTTCAAGAACCAGCAGGATCTGCTTTCCCCGACCCCGAAATTCCTGTTCGCGCCGACCATGGAGAATTACCAGCGGGCCGTGTCCAAATTCGACGTGGTGGCCAGCCTGCAAAATTCCCTGATCGTCGCGCTGTGCACGACGGGATTGTCGCTGCTGCTGGGCACGCCGGCGGCCTACGCATTGGCCAGGTTCGACTTCAAGGCAAAGCGCGACCTTTGGTTCTGGTTCATCACCAACCGGATGATCAGCCCGATCGTGCTGGCGCTGCCGTTTTTTATCCTGGCCCGCAACCTTAAGCTGCTCGACTCGCCGCTGGTGCTGATCCTGATCTACCTGACGTTCAACGTACCGATCTTTGTCTGGATTTGCTCCGATCAGTTTCGCAACATCCCGAAGGAACTTGACGAAGCCGCGACGCTCGAGGGCTATGGCTCGTTTGGGATATTCTGGCGGATAGGGTTGCCGCTCGCCGCCCCGGGCATTGCGGTCTCCGCCATTTTTAGCTTTATCTTTTCCTGGAACGAATTGCTGTACGCGCTCGTGCTGACGCGAAGCCGGGCCCAGACCGCACCAGTGGTGGCCACCAGTTTCATGAGCGGCTACGAGCTGCCCTGGGGCCAGATCATGGCCACCGGCACCATGATCGTTTTGCCGGTAATCATTTTCAGCCTGATCGTCTCACGCCAACTGGTGCGAGGTCTGACCATGGGCGCCATCAAATAG